A window of Cuculus canorus isolate bCucCan1 chromosome 20, bCucCan1.pri, whole genome shotgun sequence genomic DNA:
CTCCAGCAAGGCAGTGGATGCACCAAATGCCTTCCTGTTGTTTCCCCTGCTCATACTTCTTCTGTCACCAAAATACCAGTGATGGTCCCCGGGCTCGTGCCCACTGCGGGGCTACCGGCCCCGCTCAGAGACTGCTGCCAGCTCCCATCGCCTGGCGCACTCCTGGGAAGGGAAAAACCATTTTCCCAGGAATGAGGGACACGTGGCTGCCTGCTTGCATCCCACTCTCATATGTAGCCCCCACTGACACCAAAGCCAACCACAAGGGAAGACCCAAGCCATAATATTCAccatttgcttttctcctcattttctcctctctgcacgTCACTGCGTCGCCCCAGCAGCAGGGGAGCGGCTGGCGGGATGGAGTGACCTGACATCCAGCCATCTGGAGCATCGTTATTTATTGCTCTTCACACACACTCCTCTGCCCCCTGACACCTGGGCTCCAGCACGGAGTCGAGAAGCCCGAGGGGGTGGCACAAATCGTGCTGCAACCAACGGTGTCAGGTGCTCAAAGACCATGGAGACAAAAGCCTGCTCAGCAAGCAGGTGAAAACCAAGAGCGGTGAGCAGGGCAGGCTTTCGCCTCCACTCAGACCCGGTCACAGCAGCCTGGTTACTCTCCAGGTAAGGATCAAATGCTGCCGGCACCGGAGCTGGCGCCGTGACTCAGCAAGGCAGCCACGCCGCAGCAGCCTGCAGGATGGAGGATGAAGGTCGTGTGTCTCATTAGAGAGATAGCGCCAGGAAAAGTCTTCCAGGGCAAAGCATTGGCTTATCAAGGTACACCCAGCTAATTCCTGCTTCTCCAGAGGAGGGGGACGGCCCGGTTCCTGTCCTCCTCTGGGAAACTGttcagagggaagggaaggggtgGGATGTCTCACACTCACTTCTGCAAACCACCTTCAGTTTTCATAGCAATGAAGTCATCCACTAcagcagcactgggacaggGAGACAGCACCTTTGGCCAAGTGGAAGGCACCTACACAAGTTCACTTCTCACTTTCATCTCACATCGTCCTGGTCCTTCACCACAGAGAGCCATGAGATGGCCATCGCATTTCTGTACCCAAAACGAGAGCAGGTTTCCAGGCACAACAAACAGTTTCAGCTCCAAGCACAAGACACAGGACTGGGGGGAACAAACCCAAACAGTGCCGAAAGGAAACAGACATGACCATCATTAAAGGGATGTGAAAGGGAGCCCAAACAATACATGTCAGCAGGTGCTGGGAAATAATCCTTTTCCACTTCATCTCCACTTACCCACCCTCTCCCCACATCCCTACTGGTGTAAGCAAAGCATTCTGCTCGTCTAGGAGCTCCCCAGTCTGTGCTGAATTTGGATTGCTGACACAAGAGAGAAACACCTAAGCCACACTAATAAGCCCCAAGTTCTAAAGATCTCCAGCCCCCAGAGACCTGCTCTGTCTGCTGCATTTAAAATAGCAGGACTGGAACAAGGGAGTATTGCTTCCCTCCTGTTGTAAGGGATGGCTTTccccacagccacagcctggcgGCTTCGTGCTGCGATGCCCTGGGCACACACGCTGGGGAGCAGAGCGCAGCTCTGGCAGGACATGCACCCTGGTGTTAAATAACCTCTGCTGCCCGTTTTGGGGTACAAACTGAAGGGGCTGCCACACACCTCCCCTTTCCGATTTGGGACGCAATAGCCAAGCTACACACACCAGGCCTGGGCAGTCGTTCCTCCTCCCCGACCTCCTCCGCTGCCTCCTCCAACACCATCCTTAATTCTCTAATCTTTAATTCTATTAATGCTGCCTAATAATTACTTTGTTCCAAGCCTGCTGAGTAATGACTGCCAACGCTTCCATTCCGTTCCTATTTCTGTCAGGGAACTAAGCTTCCCCACGCTGGATTTTGCAGAGCAATGACAAGAACCACGCCTGCCGTCCCTGCTGCTGACATAGGGCAGAGGAAGAGCCAAGCACGTTACTATCAAGGCATCTTTAACTGTGTCACAACTTCATGATCCAGTTCAGAGTGACAAACTATTTAAAGCACAAAACCCCAGTTCAGGTAGCTCAGGAGAGAGTTAGAATGCAAGAAGCAGGAGGGAGAACAAAGGCAGCGACCAAACAGCACCTCCTACCACTGGGTGTCTTCCCTGGCAGCTTCCACACCAGGTTCTCTTgccccaaccaacacccccCTCAGTTCCTCCGACACACTGGGCTTCAGCATTCCCTTTAACTCAGCAAAGCCTGCTCAGCTTCGAAGTCAACCTACATGGATCAGAGGGATTCAAAGGGTAGGGTAAGCAGCCCACAGAGCATGGGGGAAGAGAAATTAATAGCTTCCTTCATTAGAGCTCACCTTCAAAGAAGGCAGCAACAGAACTCGTCACCACCATTCCCTGCAGACGTTTATTTTTATATCCACACGAGGATGAATGTAAAAGCAATTTATGTAGATGCTAAATCAAGGCTTTTGTTCTTAACTCAGAAGAAGTCACTCTTAgcatttaaattactttcttggAGCAGGACTGACGCTACAGCCACCACGCTTCTACTGACTCTTCTAAAACCAATTTACGTAAGAGATCACGGCAGCACAAGGTAGCACACAGAGGCAACATGAACTGAAAATCCGCTGCTTGGATCCCTTCACTCTGTAATCCCTTCCACAAGCTTCTTCATCCCACCTGATCTTATTTGATCATGCCTGGATTCCCAGCTGCTGCGCCCAAGCCAAAACACGAGCAGCAGTAGAGCCGAGCAATCATTTCACCCACTCTAAGAGACCACATCCCCCACGAAACAATCACCTTTCTGAGACCCTCCAAAAAGCAGCACTCCAGGACAGTTTCAGAGGGTACGCTGAAAAAATGAGGCCGTTTTATTGACTATTAGACTGCACTGGCAACAATCATTAAGCTGATACAGACTGACTTCAACCAAAGCACGAGCTTGGACTCAGAAGTCATAAAGTGACATGATGCCTTAATAAATTAAGGAAGTTGTCATTCCTCTCAGTCATCAACTCTTCACTTGAAGTTCTTTGCaaattcctctcctttcttaATGGAAGCCTTCAGCTCAGCCATGGCCTCGGCTACCATCTTCTCTTCAAAGGGAGAGATCTTGCCAATACCTAGGTTCTTCTCAATTCCATTTTTCTGAGGGAAAGAGGATTTAAGGATTAGCCATTCATCGAATGACCTAGGGAGTAACTTAACAGGTCTGATTAAGTATTATCCAGCTGAGATGGAGACCTAGCCCAGGACCTCTTGTCATCTGTACTCCACCAACCCCGTGTTTCCTGGCAAGGCTCAGGAGCCTCTCACCATCCATATCAACTTCCACAGCCTTCACAAACTTCCCCTTCCCTGTCCACATTGTGGTGAGAAGCTTGAAGCCAGCCCCCCAGCTCCTTCAAGAGCAGACTGATACCAACTGCTCCTTCATGCCTTTCTCCATCTTCAAACCCAGCATCTGGCAAGAGAATCTGTCTCCTCGGTGCAAGTCCTCCACTTGCCACTAGCTTGCAGTCTGAAACTGCTTCAGAGTTGCAATCCTTGGTTTCGGAGATCTCATGCCTATGTCCAAACCCTTTCCACTCAACATccctcagctctgttccccCACCAGCCTGCACGTAAGGCAGCATACACCACCCTTTGCATCCCAGCGGCAGCATCTTTGTCTTTCACTCCACCCCCAGGGGAAGTGACAAAAGGAACACTTCCTTCAGAGCTCAGTAGAGGCCCTGAAAGCAATCCGCTAATCCTAATCCGTGCTGTAGCTCCCCGTGTGCCTCAATTTCTGAGGGATTTGCTTGCAGCGGATCAAGCCGGAGACAGGATTGCTGATGCTGGTTGATTGTGTGAAAGCCCTTTGCAAACAGGCACCGACTCAAGGCAAGCATGACCTCTTATGACCAGTCTGAGTCTCTGGTCACTCAGCAGCCTCCCTGTCAAGCAGGACGTACCTACCCAAGTACCACACCCCAATATTCAGGAACTCTCAGCTGTTAACAGCAGCGACACCCAGCATTACTCAATTGAAATCAccaaataaatcatagaattatagattcaccaggttggaaaagactaaAGCTATAGCTGCTGTTTGCATCATTTAAAGCACATACTCCCAGTAGCAGTGGTGTAGAGAAATATGGACTCTCTGTCTCCTCCGATCGAACAAAGGCACATTCAATAACCCCTTCCTTTCCATTCATGGCATCCACCAGAGAGAACACAAACCGGGCGCCAGCGTAGGCCATGGACAAGGTGGCAGATCCTGTAGAAGATAAATCACTTTTAGAACAGATCACACTAAGATTTGATACTTTCTTCAGCATCAAAGGCTTCCATGTCGATATGTTTACAGAGCTGCTGTGATACCAACTTCAGCCTTAACAGCCACTTGgataaagcagcagcttttgccTGGCTATGTGCTATTTAGCTGACCAGATGTATAGGAAGAAACAGCTTCATTTGACAGAGAACGTTCTTTTTAAAGCCATATATGGCATGGGACCAGATAATGTTTAATCTTACCTACATACCAAACTGCTTCTAGTACCACGGTTCAGGCAGTCGCTGACATGGCAGAGCAGCTACATTTGCAATCAGCAGTTCCTAATTCTGCACCGCAGTCGTAAGATAAACTGAAGATGACTGCATTCGTTCAGCTGGCCAAAAAGGATTACGTGGAAGCTGTAGTCAAGAACCAACCTGCTCCTGCTTTAGCTTTAACAACTTCAGTGCCAGCTTCTTGAATTCTCCCTGTAAGCTTTTCCAGCTGATCCTGAGGGAAGTCCACTTTTGGTGTGCACtagataggaaaaaaagaagtgactATCAAATACCAGGACCCCTACAGATCCAGCACAAGGCCAACCACACGATGCTTCTTGTACCGTTACAGTTGTTACCAGCAGTTCTCAATGGGGAAAACCAGATGCCTCAGCTCACAGATAGCACGACAAACTGACCAGCTCAAAGGACAAACTGACCAGGTGCAAGTGTTCACCGAGGCTGCTGGTTACTGCACAGACAGTGGAGATGCGCTGCCATACCTCGTTCACTCACGGGCAAACCACAGCTGGACAGCAGAACAAGGCCCCTGACATACACCAGCTCTAACGTACTGATGGGAACGCCACACACCGCAGTAACTACAACTCACCTGAGAGATCAGAGGGATGATCGTCTTCCCAGCATGGCCACCAATAACCGGAACACTTACTCGAGCTGGATCTAATCCCTAAGGGAAACAAAGAACTTCACAGCTTCTGAAGCACACGGACAAGAAAAACATCTAAAACCACCATGCTTCATTTTCTGCCCTAGGTACCCGGACACATCTCTAACCCAGCGCTACACAGGGCACAAGTTTCGGAGGCAGCAACACTCTAAGGACAAAGCTGGATCTATAGCACTGAACTCCAGGCTACTCCAATAACTTTGGACAGCCACAGGACATTACTCATGCAAGCTGAGATcaacagcagcacaagcagGGACTCTGCCAGGGCTATTAAGAGCAGTAACCCACTACAGTTCCTGGTACTTTGCACGATATCCTGTAACACACAGCACCGGCAGTAACTTGCACACACGCCACAGTTCAATCCCCTCCTCCAGTTGCACCAGCATGGGTGAAAATGCCAACAGAATTAAGGTGAACATGTAGCTCACTCACAGCAGACAGCTATGAAAGGAAAGGTCAGCGTCTCTAGAACAACATTTTGTAAGAAACCCCATCCCCAGGCTCCTCTAGAAAATGGAAACAGGGAATCATTGCCTCCCTCTCTTCGCTCCACAGAAATCTGAGCTCTTTTGGCTTTGGGCagtgattttaaaagcatttttgacAGCCCTAATGAACAAAATGCACCATtatccctccccagcacccGTCACTCTGACCTACCTTCAGTTCAGCCACAAAGGTATTCGCCCTGACGATGTCCAGCGTTGTAACACCAAAGATCCTCTTGGGATTATACACACCATGCTTCTTGAAGACCTCTGAAGTTATCGGGATGGTTGAATTGACCTATAAACAGGAATAGGCAAGCATTCATTAAAACCAGGGTAATAATGAAGCCGACACATGAGCTGAACAGGCCAATGAACAACTCAAGCATACGTCCAACCTGAAGTCAACCGCAgccaattattttaattcctaaATTGAAGAGCAATTCAGAGTCGGGCTGGAATAAAaatcttctattttaaataaccattaagacaataaatatttacattcacATTACAAAGGCTCCTCCCTTAGGGAACCAAGATTCTCTTCCAGCTGATGCTCCAGCATGTGCTGTAACTGCAGGCACACAATGCTGAGAC
This region includes:
- the MDH2 gene encoding malate dehydrogenase, mitochondrial encodes the protein MLSRLARPALSRGIATSAAHNAKVAVLGASGGIGQPLSLLLKNSPLVSRLSLYDIAHTPGVAADLSHIETRANVKGFLGPEQLPECLKGCDVVVIPAGVPRKPGMTRDDLFNTNASIVATLTSACAKHCPEAMICIISNPVNSTIPITSEVFKKHGVYNPKRIFGVTTLDIVRANTFVAELKGLDPARVSVPVIGGHAGKTIIPLISQCTPKVDFPQDQLEKLTGRIQEAGTEVVKAKAGAGSATLSMAYAGARFVFSLVDAMNGKEGVIECAFVRSEETESPYFSTPLLLGKNGIEKNLGIGKISPFEEKMVAEAMAELKASIKKGEEFAKNFK